Proteins co-encoded in one Opitutus terrae PB90-1 genomic window:
- the can gene encoding carbonate dehydratase, producing MDALGRLFAQNKAWANDIRARDPLFFEKLSRQQTPEYFWIGCSDSRVPANEILGLLPGEVFVHRNIANVVVHTDLNCLSVLQFAVDVIKVKHVMVVGHYGCSGVGAALRCERVGLADNWLRHVQDVREKHDGCLCGLQGEAAQAERLCELNVIEQFANVCETSIVRDAWKRGQPLAVHGWIYGLRDGLLRDLGCSASNPDEATSGYENAVANLTKQP from the coding sequence ATGGACGCACTCGGCCGGCTTTTTGCGCAAAACAAAGCGTGGGCGAACGATATTCGCGCGCGCGATCCGCTGTTCTTCGAGAAGCTTTCGCGTCAGCAGACGCCGGAGTATTTCTGGATTGGCTGCTCCGACAGCCGCGTGCCGGCGAACGAGATCCTCGGGCTGCTGCCGGGCGAGGTGTTTGTTCATCGCAACATCGCCAACGTCGTCGTGCACACGGACCTGAATTGCCTGAGTGTGCTGCAATTCGCGGTCGACGTGATCAAGGTGAAGCACGTGATGGTGGTCGGCCACTACGGCTGCAGCGGCGTCGGTGCGGCGTTGCGCTGCGAGCGCGTGGGGCTGGCGGACAACTGGCTCCGGCACGTGCAGGACGTGCGCGAGAAACACGACGGGTGCCTGTGCGGGCTGCAGGGCGAGGCGGCGCAGGCGGAGCGGCTGTGCGAATTGAACGTGATCGAGCAGTTCGCCAACGTGTGCGAGACGTCGATCGTGCGCGACGCCTGGAAGCGCGGGCAACCGCTGGCGGTGCACGGCTGGATTTACGGGCTGCGCGACGGCTTGCTGCGCGACCTTGGCTGCTCGGCCAGCAATCCCGACGAGGCGACGAGCGGTTACGAGAACGCCGTCGCAAATCTCACCAAGCAGCCGTGA
- a CDS encoding cupin domain-containing protein produces MNPIDLTAAFATITTHWDPHIVGELNGQYVKCVKLRGDFVWHHHDHEDELFLVHRGTLEMRLRDRTVTLQPGQFFIVPRGVEHQPAARDEVEVVLFEPAGTLNTGNVREARTRDTLKRLDR; encoded by the coding sequence GTGAACCCGATCGATCTGACTGCAGCGTTCGCGACGATCACGACGCACTGGGATCCGCACATTGTCGGTGAGCTGAACGGCCAGTACGTAAAATGCGTGAAGCTGCGCGGCGACTTCGTGTGGCACCACCACGACCACGAGGACGAGTTGTTCCTCGTGCATCGCGGCACGCTGGAGATGCGCTTGCGCGATCGCACGGTGACGCTGCAGCCGGGTCAGTTCTTCATCGTGCCGCGTGGTGTCGAGCATCAGCCGGCGGCGCGGGACGAGGTCGAAGTCGTGCTGTTCGAACCCGCGGGCACGCTCAACACGGGCAACGTGCGCGAGGCGCGCACGCGCGACACGTTGAAGCGGCTCGATCGCTGA
- a CDS encoding VOC family protein, translating to MIKKLAHVCLFTDQLPAMIAFYRDTLGFPIKFTMKNDAGVDFGYYFATGEMTFVEIFDQKKAVAQWGGEVVAMKSNHTAHARHFCFEVNGLEQEVARLEAKGLAVKPVKVGMDHSKQAWIQDPDGNDIELMEYTPQSLQW from the coding sequence ATGATCAAGAAACTCGCCCACGTCTGCCTGTTCACGGATCAACTGCCTGCGATGATCGCGTTTTATCGCGATACGCTGGGCTTCCCGATCAAGTTCACGATGAAGAACGATGCCGGCGTCGACTTCGGGTACTATTTCGCCACAGGCGAGATGACGTTTGTGGAAATCTTCGATCAGAAGAAAGCGGTCGCGCAGTGGGGCGGGGAGGTGGTGGCGATGAAATCGAATCACACGGCGCACGCGCGGCATTTTTGTTTCGAGGTGAACGGCCTCGAGCAGGAGGTCGCGCGGCTCGAGGCGAAGGGACTCGCCGTGAAGCCGGTCAAGGTCGGCATGGATCATTCGAAGCAGGCCTGGATCCAGGATCCCGATGGGAATGACATCGAGTTGATGGAGTACACGCCGCAGAGCCTGCAGTGGTGA